One genomic region from Enoplosus armatus isolate fEnoArm2 chromosome 17, fEnoArm2.hap1, whole genome shotgun sequence encodes:
- the LOC139299681 gene encoding cytosolic phospholipase A2 gamma-like, translating into MEGNATASEKPIRQSQSLCAGEREYVHNRKQVVLESLNGLGINCTADSVPHIALLASGGGQRAAVGVVGSLYQMAKEGLVDTLLYLGGVSGSTWSMSSLYSDPQWSTNMDRAVSRLSDPGAGLPEALAWLDERAKEEQFSLTDIWGAMTSAGIMKQMDLRHLSDEASRNATNPYPIYCAIEMHCFSEGPIEGRWFEMSPHEAGFTELGLFLETSLLGSQFQSGELLEETPEMDMVKLQGVLGCALAHEDTIREFVPPWLNVLIQDGGIEVYLRVYNALNTLVVLTRSTIKDPTALSHLDNLHKILEDTVHGNESAQLESKSLEERKNLSQQWSLELAAAVETWSQSLEDGAFKTHVSLLAKQVLPLIIKWDWGTTRNFLYQYQDSTVPPCLRLKESFQLVDAGLLINVAYPSFLGDKRDIDLIIAPECSAGNMFETLTLARDYAAAVKKPFPEIDDKVLEDRDWPKDCYVFEGKEEEPSIVYMPLFNRRNCKDAEEFRAKMEEFSTFQLPFSQEKIEFVLETAKANIENNKETLLREINKAALRRLDK; encoded by the exons ATGGAGGGCAACGCAACCGCCTCCGAG AAACCCATCCGTCAGTCGCAGTCTCTGTGTGCCGGCGAGCGGGAGTACGTTCACAATAGGAAGCAGGTAGTGCTGGAGTCGCTCAACGGCCTGGGAATCAACTGCACGGCG GACTCGGTCCCCCACATCGCTCTGTTGGCGTCGGGCGGGGGTCAGAGGGCAGCTGTGGGCGTGGTGGGCTCCCTCTATCAGATGGCGAAGGAAGGTCTGGTGGACACTCTGCTCTACTTGGGGGGAGTGTCTGGGTCAACATG GTCCATGTCGTCCCTGTACAGCGACCCACAGTGGAGCACTAACATGGACAGGGCGGTGTCCAGGCTGTCGGATCCGGGGGCCGGTCTGCCGGAGGCTCTGGCCTGGTTGGACGAGAGGGCGAAGGAGGAGCAGTTCTCTCTCACTGACATCTGGGGGGCCATGACCTCGGCTGGGATCATGAAACAG ATGGACCTACGGCATCTTTCAGATGAGGCCAGCAGAAATGCCACCAACCCTTACCCCATCTACTGCGCCATAGAGATGCACTGCTTTTCAGAGGGGCCCATAgaag GGAGATGGTTCGAGATGAGCCCTCACGAGGCTGGTTTTACGGAGCTGGGCCTCTTCCTTGAAACTTCTCTCCTGGGCAGCCAATTCCAGAGCggagagctgctggaggagacgCCAGAGATGGACATGGTCAAACTACAAG gTGTTCTAGGTTGCGCGTTGGCCCACGAGGACACCATCAGAGAGTTCGTCCCCCCCTGGCTGAATG tgcttATACAGGACGGTGGTATTGAAGTGTACCTGCGTGTATACAATGCCCTTAATACACTAGTAGTCCTGACCAGAAGCACCATTAAGGATCCCACTGCTCTATCTCACCTGGACAACCTGCATAAAATACTAGAAG ACACGGTACATGGTAATGAGTCCGCGCAGCTGGAGTCGAAGAGtttggaggaaagaaaaaatctCTCTCAGCAGTGGAGCCTGGAGCTGGCGGCGGCAGTAGAGACCTGGAGCCAAAGCCTGGAGGATGGCGCTTTCAAAACACACG TCTCTCTGCTTGCTAAGCAAGTTCTTCCCCTGATCATTAAATGGGACTGGGGAACCACCAGGAACTTCCTCTACCAATACCAAG ATTCCACCGTCCCACCTTGCCTCCGCTTGAAAGAAAGTTTCCAACTGGTGGACGCCGGGCTGCTGATCAACGTAGCCTACCCTTCATTTCTGGGAGACAAGAGAGACATCGACCTCATCATCGCACCAGAGTGCAGCGCTGGAAACATGTTCGAG ACTCTGACTCTTGCCCGAGACTACGCAGCCGCGGTGAAGAAGCCTTTCCCGGAGATAGACGACAAAGTCCTGGAGGACAGAGACTGGCCAAAGGACTGCTACGTGTTcgagggaaaagaggaggagcCCTCCATCGTTTACATGCCGCTCTTCAACAGGCGCAACTGCAAAG ACGCGGAGGAGTTCAGAGCAAAGATGGAGGAGTTCTCCACCTTCCAGCTTCCGTTCAGCCAGGAGAAGATTGAGTTTGTGTTGGAGACGGCGAAAGCCAACATAGAGAACAACAAGGAGACTCTGCTGAGGGAGATCAACAAGGCTGCTCTCCGCCGACTCGACAAATGA